In Nitrospira sp., a single window of DNA contains:
- a CDS encoding amidohydrolase family protein: protein MNNTATKSLVDCHVHLAALPDGDNGCYISPKMLKSPLFRFLFWKHGLSVDHPREANEKYLDDLLVELRASKHVQKGVLLGMDGHYDSTGILSLEHTDLLVSNDYVLKAAQAHPNELLAGVSINPQRRDAVDEVHRCADAGATLVKVLPNAQQFDPADPKYKPFYRALAERKLPFLSHVGYEFSLIGKDQSVGEPDRLRVALDEGATVIAAHACSYGLILFEKFLPTLRDLVQRYPNFYADISALTLPNRFRMLLHLRNYPEVHERLLFGTDYPLSVFHIAAWGRVAFGTLRKMIQTKNRFDRQVEVCTGLKLGFRSLGDILPHSTIQLIR from the coding sequence ATGAATAACACCGCCACAAAATCGCTGGTCGATTGCCACGTGCATCTCGCCGCCCTTCCGGATGGAGACAACGGCTGCTACATCTCGCCGAAGATGCTCAAGAGCCCGTTGTTTCGATTCCTGTTTTGGAAACATGGCCTCTCAGTCGACCACCCGCGTGAAGCCAATGAAAAGTATCTGGACGATCTGCTCGTTGAACTGCGCGCCTCGAAGCATGTGCAGAAAGGCGTATTGCTCGGCATGGACGGCCATTATGACTCCACCGGCATCCTGAGCTTGGAACATACCGATCTGCTCGTGAGCAACGACTATGTGCTCAAGGCCGCTCAAGCCCATCCGAACGAGTTGCTGGCCGGCGTCTCCATCAACCCCCAGCGGCGGGACGCGGTCGACGAAGTGCACCGTTGCGCGGACGCCGGAGCAACCCTGGTCAAGGTATTGCCGAACGCGCAACAATTCGACCCGGCCGATCCAAAGTACAAGCCATTCTATCGGGCACTCGCCGAACGGAAGCTTCCGTTTCTCAGCCATGTCGGCTACGAGTTCAGCTTGATCGGCAAGGATCAATCGGTCGGCGAACCTGACCGACTCAGAGTCGCGCTTGACGAAGGGGCCACCGTCATCGCCGCTCACGCCTGTAGCTATGGCCTGATCCTCTTCGAGAAATTCCTCCCGACCCTGCGCGATCTGGTGCAGCGCTATCCGAATTTCTATGCCGATATCTCCGCCCTGACCCTGCCGAACCGCTTCCGGATGCTCTTGCACCTGCGCAACTACCCGGAAGTCCACGAGCGCCTGCTCTTCGGCACCGACTACCCGCTGTCCGTCTTTCACATCGCCGCCTGGGGACGCGTCGCCTTCGGCACGTTGCGCAAGATGATACAGACCAAGAACCGCTTCGACCGGCAGGTTGAAGTGTGCACCGGACTGAAACTGGGCTTCCGCTCCCTCGGCGACATTCTTCCCCATTCAACGATTCAATTGATCCGGTAG
- a CDS encoding sigma-70 family RNA polymerase sigma factor — protein sequence MDRNQILASLRERILAFATSRVSRDHAEDLTQETLVVLHEKYPAVTDLTELVPLAFQVLRFKMLDAHRKAFRRGEYNQESVEELPLADPGDDPATQLDQQQRVNRLLAAIMQLGERCRELFKWKLEGKTFPEIQKIMGQQSINTIYTWDLRCRKQLLAAMDGSWE from the coding sequence ATGGACCGCAATCAGATACTCGCCTCGCTTCGCGAAAGGATTCTCGCCTTCGCGACATCACGAGTATCGAGAGACCATGCCGAAGATCTGACCCAGGAGACGCTGGTCGTCCTTCATGAGAAGTACCCCGCGGTCACCGACTTGACCGAACTGGTCCCCTTGGCATTTCAGGTCTTGCGGTTCAAGATGCTCGACGCCCACCGCAAGGCCTTCCGGCGAGGCGAGTACAATCAGGAGTCGGTCGAGGAATTGCCGCTGGCTGATCCCGGTGATGATCCGGCCACTCAGCTCGACCAACAGCAGCGCGTGAACCGGTTACTCGCCGCGATCATGCAACTCGGCGAGCGCTGCCGGGAACTCTTCAAGTGGAAACTGGAGGGCAAAACCTTTCCCGAGATTCAGAAGATCATGGGCCAACAGTCAATCAATACGATCTATACCTGGGACCTTCGATGCCGAAAGCAGCTGTTGGCGGCAATGGACGGCAGCTGGGAATAA
- a CDS encoding NnrS family protein — translation MATEQPRSQEPAFLSYGFRPFFLSAALFAGIAIPVWALILSGWTDSPFRYAPRDWHVHEMLFGFLPAVITGFLLTAMPNWTDRPPLKGTPLLALVTLWLAGRLTIAMPWPTPLVSALIDAGYLAVLAAIVWREIIAGKAWDRAPIGIVISLYAAADILFHVLALRGSETDLPERMAVALMMLLLALIGGRVTPSFTSDYLAERGLPDQLPSFSRFDGLTILLTVVAALSWVVQPQARTTGWFLIIAGLANSVRLTRWRGWLTWREPIVLILHVGYGWLAFSLLIIGGSILGFGLKPADAVHALTTGAVGSMTMAVMTRASLGHTGRPKQADRLTIMIYMLVSLGALLRVFGPMTGLPPNLVLGAAAAFWSGAYLLFAALYGSYLIRPSLDE, via the coding sequence ATGGCGACGGAACAACCTAGATCCCAAGAACCGGCATTCTTGTCCTACGGATTCCGCCCGTTCTTTCTGAGCGCGGCACTGTTCGCCGGCATAGCCATTCCTGTCTGGGCGCTGATTCTGTCTGGATGGACGGATTCACCCTTCCGCTATGCGCCGCGCGATTGGCATGTGCACGAGATGCTCTTCGGCTTTCTGCCCGCCGTGATCACCGGTTTCCTCCTGACCGCGATGCCGAACTGGACCGACCGGCCTCCGCTCAAAGGCACGCCGCTGCTGGCCTTAGTGACTCTCTGGCTGGCCGGACGTCTGACGATCGCCATGCCATGGCCGACGCCGCTGGTTTCGGCTCTCATTGATGCGGGATATCTGGCTGTGCTGGCCGCCATTGTCTGGCGGGAAATCATAGCGGGGAAAGCGTGGGATCGCGCACCGATCGGCATCGTCATCAGTCTCTATGCAGCCGCCGATATCCTGTTTCATGTGCTGGCGCTGCGGGGATCAGAGACGGATCTTCCGGAGCGGATGGCCGTCGCGCTCATGATGCTGTTGCTGGCGCTCATCGGGGGGCGTGTGACGCCCAGCTTCACCAGCGATTACCTGGCCGAACGAGGCCTTCCCGACCAGCTTCCATCATTTTCCCGATTCGATGGACTGACGATTCTTCTCACAGTTGTCGCCGCACTGTCCTGGGTGGTTCAGCCGCAAGCCAGAACAACGGGATGGTTTTTGATCATCGCAGGACTGGCCAACAGCGTCCGTCTCACTCGCTGGCGCGGGTGGCTCACATGGCGTGAGCCGATCGTGCTGATCCTGCATGTGGGGTATGGCTGGCTCGCGTTCTCGCTGCTCATCATCGGCGGATCGATACTCGGATTCGGCCTGAAACCGGCTGATGCGGTGCACGCGCTTACGACCGGCGCAGTCGGTTCGATGACCATGGCGGTGATGACCCGCGCCAGCCTAGGTCATACCGGACGACCGAAGCAGGCCGACCGCCTGACCATCATGATCTACATGCTGGTCAGCCTGGGTGCGCTGCTGCGAGTCTTCGGGCCAATGACGGGTCTGCCGCCGAATCTCGTACTCGGCGCAGCGGCGGCATTCTGGAGCGGCGCCTATCTTCTCTTTGCCGCCTTGTACGGCTCCTACCTCATTCGCCCCAGCCTCGACGAGTAA
- a CDS encoding phosphatidate cytidylyltransferase, with translation MMLSHLTPSVLTALGGVLGILMVASLIAALLKRRHPDKNYTELIERIRSWWIMIGIFSGAILLSQTASIFFFAFVSFLALKEYLSLIPTRRADRRVLFWAYAAIPFQYYWVHEHWYGMFIIFIPVYLFLLLPMRMVIIGDTKDFLRAAGTLHWGLMTMVFSLSHAAFFLVLDGARNPAGGGAGLVLYLIFLTQFNDVAQYVWGKLTGRHKIIPKVSPNKTWEGFLGGVGTTIALAMLLAPHLTPLTLVESLGAGLLIALGGFIGDVTISALKRDIGVKDSGSLLPGHGGILDRIDSLTYTAPLLFHFVYYLHY, from the coding sequence ATGATGCTGTCGCATCTCACACCATCGGTCCTGACGGCACTGGGCGGAGTCCTCGGCATTCTCATGGTCGCCTCGCTCATCGCCGCGCTGCTGAAACGGCGGCATCCGGACAAGAATTATACGGAACTCATCGAGCGTATCCGGTCCTGGTGGATCATGATCGGGATTTTCTCCGGCGCCATTCTCCTCAGCCAAACAGCCTCAATTTTCTTCTTTGCCTTCGTCAGCTTTCTCGCACTGAAAGAATACCTATCCCTTATCCCGACCAGACGCGCGGATCGCCGCGTGCTGTTCTGGGCCTATGCCGCGATTCCTTTCCAGTACTACTGGGTCCACGAGCACTGGTACGGCATGTTCATCATCTTCATCCCCGTGTATCTCTTTCTCCTGCTGCCCATGAGGATGGTCATCATCGGGGACACCAAGGACTTTCTCCGGGCGGCCGGCACGCTGCACTGGGGCCTCATGACGATGGTCTTCAGCCTCAGCCATGCGGCCTTCTTTCTGGTCTTGGACGGGGCAAGAAATCCGGCCGGCGGCGGCGCGGGGCTGGTCCTGTATCTTATCTTTTTGACGCAGTTCAACGACGTCGCCCAATACGTCTGGGGGAAGCTCACCGGACGCCATAAGATTATCCCGAAGGTCAGCCCCAACAAGACCTGGGAAGGGTTTCTCGGCGGAGTGGGAACGACCATTGCCTTGGCGATGCTCCTGGCACCTCACCTCACCCCCCTGACGCTCGTCGAATCACTGGGTGCAGGACTCCTGATCGCACTAGGCGGTTTCATCGGCGACGTGACCATTTCGGCGTTGAAACGCGACATCGGGGTCAAAGACAGCGGCAGCTTGCTGCCCGGCCACGGCGGCATCCTCGACCGGATTGACAGCCTGACCTACACCGCACCGCTGCTCTTTCATTTTGTCTACTATCTCCACTATTGA
- a CDS encoding lysophospholipid acyltransferase family protein, with translation MFQQLFFLLIVRPLVLVVLGLNVRHRERIPAKGPAIIVSNHNSHLDTLVLMTLLPWLLLPRLRPVAAKDYFLRNRLLAWFALNIMHIIPLEREIIDRHQDPLAACSEALQNGDILILFPEGSRGDPEQMGTFKGGIAHLAKRHSDVPITPIFLHGLGKALPKGEALLVPFFCDVFIGEPIRWSGDRTSFMTSLEQEITSLAEEGYRPAWE, from the coding sequence GTGTTCCAGCAGCTGTTTTTCCTCTTGATCGTTCGGCCTCTCGTCCTGGTGGTGCTGGGCCTCAATGTCCGTCATCGCGAACGGATCCCCGCCAAGGGACCGGCTATCATCGTCTCGAACCACAACAGCCACCTGGACACCTTAGTCTTGATGACACTCCTTCCATGGCTGCTCTTGCCGCGCCTTCGGCCGGTGGCGGCAAAAGACTATTTCCTTCGCAACCGTCTGCTTGCATGGTTTGCTTTGAACATCATGCACATCATTCCGCTTGAGCGTGAGATCATCGACCGACACCAGGACCCGTTAGCCGCTTGCTCTGAGGCCCTGCAGAACGGAGACATCCTGATTCTCTTTCCGGAAGGGTCGCGGGGAGATCCGGAGCAGATGGGCACCTTCAAAGGCGGCATCGCCCATCTCGCCAAACGTCACTCAGACGTTCCCATCACACCTATCTTTCTGCACGGCCTCGGCAAAGCGCTCCCAAAAGGGGAGGCTCTGCTCGTTCCGTTTTTCTGCGATGTGTTCATCGGGGAGCCCATTCGCTGGAGCGGCGATCGAACAAGTTTCATGACGAGCCTCGAACAAGAGATCACATCTCTGGCAGAAGAAGGATACAGACCTGCGTGGGAATAA
- a CDS encoding CDP-alcohol phosphatidyltransferase family protein, protein MASIYQLKSAFQNVLRPLTRALAAAQVTANHVTLAALALSCLVGGAMASHPDQTSLLLLLPGTLFVRMALNAIDGMLAREHNMKTKIGAVLNELGDVVSDTALYLPLALAPAFNHWLVVGIVILAVMVEMVGVVAIQIGAARNYAGPMGKSDRAFAFGLIALLLGLGVAEGTWVTAALSIMLLLSLFTIYNRASLALRESPR, encoded by the coding sequence ATGGCCAGTATCTATCAACTCAAATCAGCGTTTCAGAATGTCCTGCGCCCCCTCACTCGCGCACTGGCCGCGGCACAGGTAACGGCAAACCACGTCACGCTGGCGGCCCTGGCACTTTCCTGCCTGGTCGGTGGCGCGATGGCCTCGCATCCTGACCAGACCTCACTGCTTCTGCTTCTCCCGGGAACGCTGTTCGTTCGCATGGCCCTGAACGCCATCGACGGCATGCTGGCGCGCGAACACAATATGAAAACGAAAATCGGCGCAGTCCTGAACGAACTGGGCGACGTGGTGTCCGACACAGCACTCTATCTGCCGTTGGCACTGGCCCCGGCCTTCAATCATTGGCTGGTGGTCGGTATCGTTATCCTGGCCGTGATGGTGGAGATGGTCGGTGTCGTGGCGATTCAGATCGGCGCCGCTCGCAATTATGCCGGCCCGATGGGCAAGAGCGACCGGGCTTTCGCATTCGGACTGATCGCGCTCCTGCTCGGACTGGGGGTGGCAGAAGGAACCTGGGTGACCGCCGCGTTGTCCATCATGCTGCTGCTCTCGCTCTTCACGATCTACAACCGTGCCAGTCTGGCGTTGCGAGAGAGCCCCCGATGA